In Bradyrhizobium guangdongense, the sequence GGCCTTGAGCGCGGTTGCGAGCTCCGCGTCGTCATGGGTGGAGATGCCGAGCGAGAGGCCGGCCTCGCGGATCGCCTTCAGGTCGGCCTCGGCCAGATCCTCCTGGCCGAGATGCAGATATTTCGCGCCGGCGACGACGGCCGCGCGCCAGTAGTCGTTCACGACCAGCTTGGCTTGCGTGCCCCTGGTGATCGCCAGCGCGTCGGTGACAATCTGCAGCGCCTGCGCGTCGTCGAGATCCTTGGCGCGCAGCTGGATGGTGCCGACGCCGAGCTTGGTGAGGCGTTCGACCCACTTGATGCTGTCGACGACGGGATAGAAGCGATCAGGAAACGGCATGCCAGAACGGGGTCCCAACGACAGGGGTTGAAGGGGAGGCGAAGTCGCGGGCGTTCATCAGCCCGGCCTCGTATGCGGTGCGGCCGGCCTCACAGCCGAGGCGGAAGGCATTGGCCATCGCGACGGGATCGGCGGCCTTGGCGATTGCGGTGTTGAGCAGCACGGCGTCATAGCCGAGCTCGAGCGCTTCGGCCGCGTGGCTCGGTGCGCCCAGGCCGGCGTCGACCACCAGCGTGATGTCGGGCAGCCGCTCGCGCAACAGCCTCAAGGCGTCACGGTTGGTGATGCCTTTGGCGCTGCCGATCGGCGCTGCCCACGGCATCACCACCTTGCAGCCGGCGTCGACCAGGCGGTTGGCGACCGAGAGGTCCTCGGTGCAATAGGGGAACACCTCGAAGCCGTCCTTGATCAGGATGGCGGCGGCTTCGATCAGGCCGACGACGTCGGGCTGCAGCGTGTCGTTGTCGGCGATCACTTCCAGCTTGATCCAGGTCGTGCCGAACAATTCGCGCGCGAGCTTGGCCGTGGTCACGGCCTCGCGCACGCTGCGGCAGCCGGCGGTGTTCGGCAGCACCGACACGTCGAGCTCGCGGATCAGCTTCCAGAACGCGTCGCCAGTCTTGCCGCCGGCGGATTCCCGCCGCAGCGACACCGTGACGATGTTCGCACCGGAGGCGCGGATCGCCGACTGCATGATCGCGGGCGAGGGATAGAGCGCGCTGCCGATCAAGAGGCGGGAGGAAAAGGTTTTGCCGTAGAAGGTCACCATGTGGGAGGTGTCTCCTTGAATGACGGTGTCATCCCCGCGAAAGCGGGGATCCAGTACTCCGCGGCAGCGCGGCTGGAAACGAGACGCCGCGGCGTACTGGATCGCCCGGTCAAGCCGGGCGATGACAGCGGAGTTTGTGGTGAGAGCATCACCATCACCCTCCCTGCCGCGGCGTGATGATCTCGATCTCGTCGCCGGCCTTCAGGCGGGTCTCGGCCCAGCGGCTCTTCGGCACGACGTCGTAATTGAGCGCGATGGCGAAATGGGTGCCTTCGTAATCGAGCTCGGAGAGCAGCGCATCGACGCTGACTGAAGCCACCTCGCGCTGCTCGCCGTTGACGATCACAAGCATTGCATCACCTCGTTGTCGATCTGGCCGCGTTCGACGTAATTGAGCGTCAGCTCGGCCAGCGCGGGGGCGATCAGGAAGCCGTGGCGGTAGAGACCGTTGATGCTGATCTTGCCGCCGCGGATGCCGATGCGCGGCAGATTGTCCGGAAAGGCGGGACGCAGGCCGGAGCCGAACTCGAGGATCCGCGCTTCCCCAAAGGCCGGATGCACGGTGTAGGCCGCGCCCAACAGCTCGAGCGCCGAGCGCACGCTGACGCCGGTGTCCTCGGCTTCGATCGAGGTCGCACCCAGCATGAACAGATTGTCCTCGCGCGGGATCACGTAGAGCGGCCAGCGCGGATGGATCAGCCGCACCGGGCGCGCAAGCTGCACCTCGCCGGTTTCGATCAGGATCATCTCGCCCTTGACGCCGCGCAAGTCGGGCTGCTCGTCGCGTGCCGAGAGGCCGCGGCAGTCGATTACGAGGCCGTCCAGATCCTCCTTGGCGACGTCGCTGTTGAACTTGATGGTGCCGCCGGCAGCTCTGATGCGCTCGTGCAGCTTGGGCAGCACGCGGCGCGGCTCGACATGGCCCTCGTTCGGGAAGAACAGCGCATCGCGGAAACGCCCTTCCAGCGATGGCTCGAGCTCGGCGAGGCCGGCGGCGTCGAGCCGGCGGTGCTCCTCGGTCATCCGCGCGAAGCGCTCGAAGTCGTTGCGCTCGCGCGGATGGGCCACGACCAGCGAGCCGTTGAAGGGCGTATCGGGCAGCTCGCGCCGCCAGATATCGAGCGAGCGCAGGCCGAGCCGGGAGATGATGGGTTCGGCAACCTCGGCCTCGCAATAGGGCGCGAGCATGCCGCCGGCCCAGTGGCTGGTGGCATCGGTCATGGTGGCGTCACCGCGCTCGTGTAACGTCACGGCATGGCCGGCCTGTGCGAACAACAGCGCCTGCCACGCGCCCGCAATGCCTGCGCCGATGATGGATACCGGTGAATCCGGCCGTTTGCTCGTCTGCGACATCCCTGTCCCTTCGCCGGCATGACCCGGATCAGGTTCAAAGGGTCACCGCGGTCCTGGGCGTTATTGCCCATTTAGCGGTATCTCAGCTCCTCCTCGGAGCACCCCTCGGAACGGTGCTAATGTAGGCCAGTAGAGGCCTGTGTCAACGCGTTTGGCTGGAACAGGGGACTATTTGGGCGCCTGTGCGCGCGCGTTGCGGACGCGCTGGGCCAGCTTTTTATGCGGCGCGGCGCCGAACATCGGCTGCGGGTTGCCGTTCGGCTCCAGCCAGGGCTCGTTGCTGGCTTCCTGCAGCATCGCCCGTTGCTGCTGCTGGCGCTGCTGCTTTGCAACGTAGTAATAGCCGCCCGCGAAATAACGCACGGCTCGGTCGTGGTCGCCATTGGCGGCGTGATAGGCGCCGGCGAGGTATTTCACCGCGTAGGTGAGGTTGGTGTTGGGGTCGCGCAGGCCGGCCGCATCGCCGGTGTAGCCGAGGCCGCGGGCGGTCGCGAGCTTGATCTGCATCAGCCCGATCGTGCCGCCATGGCCGATCAGGCCGGGCTGATAGCGGCTCTCGCGCATGATGACGCGATGCACCAGCGCTTCCGGCACGCCGTTGGCGCGCGCATGCATCGCGACCATTTCGGCATATTCCGCCTGCCCCGCGAAGGCGGCCTGCGACGACATCAATCCGGCCGCGACCAGCGCGGCGATGCGTAAAATCTTCATCAGAAATCCCGGATGTTCCTTGAGGAACCTGCACCCGGCGCCGTTTAGGCCTGCCGAACGCGGCGATGATGTGGCAAGACCGCCGTTAACGATTTTGCGGCGCAGAGCCGTCGTGACGCCGCAATGTCGGCGCAGCAGTTCGGAAAACGGCGGATACGCGCGACAGCAGCCCTGTCTATTCGCGCAGGGACGCGAAAGCGCGTATGAAGCGCCTTCCGATACGGGAGAGGTGCCATGACACAAGCAACCATGGTCAACACCCACAGCGGCGACATCCCAACCCAAAATCCGTGTGCCCAATGCGGGGCGCCGATCGCGCAGCCCGACTGGATTGAGCCGGGCGAGGGACGCGTGTCCTATCTCTGGAGCTGCCCGGCCTGCGGCTACCGCTTCGAGGCGATCGCGATCTACGACGAGGCGGCGATCCCGCTGGCCGCTTAAGCGGCGACTTGCCTCGCCAGCTTGGGCTGCTGCCACCCCGGCAATTGCATCCGCACGATCAGGCCGTGCGGCTGGCGGTCGTGCAGCGACAGCTCGCCGCCATGGGCGAGGGCGATCGCGCGCGCGATCGACAGGCCGAGGCCGAAGCCGGTGGACTCGTCCATGGTGCGGGCGTCGTCGCCGCGCACGAACGGCTCCAGCATCTCCTGCTTGCGCGCATCCGAAATGCCCGGGCCGTCGTCCTCGACGTCGATGACGAGATGGGTGCCTGATACGTCGAGGCGGATCGTCACCTCGGCGCCGAAGCGCACGGCGTTCTCGACCAGATTGGTGACGCCGCGATGCAGATCGTCGGGGCGCGCGGCGGCGGTCGCAGATAGCGGCCCGTCATAGTGCACGACGTGGCCCATGTCGCCGAACTGGTCGGCGATGAGCTGCAGCGTAGAGGCGATATCGACCAGCGTCACCGCCTCGATTTTGCGGTCGTTGCGCAAAAGCGACAGCACGCTTTCCAGCATCGAGCGCATCTGGTCGAGGTCGATCAGCATGCGCTTGCGATTGCCCTCGTCCTCGATGAATTCGGCGCGCAGGCGCAGCCGCGTGATCGGGGTGCGCAGATCGTGGCTGATCGCCGCCAGCATCTTGGTGCGATCCGACATCAGCCGCGCGATCCGTTCGTGCATGCGGTTGAGCGCGCGGGCGACCGAGCGGATCTCCTCCGGGCCTCGCTCCGGCAGCGGCTCCGCCTCGCCGTCCAGGCTGAAATTCTCGGCCGCCTTGGCAAAGGACGACAAGGGTGCCGCCAGCGCGCGCGCCGCCCACAGGCCGAGCACGGTGATGCAGATGAAGGCGGTCATCAGCGTGATCAGCCACGGCGCGCCCCAGAACCACGGGTGCGGCCCGTTTTCGACATGGCCTGCGATCACGGTGCCGTCGGGCAATTCCACGCCGAGGCGATGGCTGTCGCCCTCACTCGCGAGTTGCACCACCTTGTAGCCGCGACCGAGGTGGCGGCGGATCCCGCGCAGGTGCTGGCTGTCGCTGACCTCCACCATCGCTGCCGTGCCGGGCGCCGATATCGCGATGTCGAGCTTCGGGAAGGCGCGCGCGAGATCCGCGAGAAGGCGCGGCCGGTCGTCGGGCCTGGCCGAGCCGAGCAGCAGTGCGGCGTCTGCCAATTGATGGCCCCCATCCGGGGGCGCATCCACGCGGTCGGGCCGGCTCATCAGGAAGGCGGTGGTGACGACGAGATGCAGCGCGACGGTCGAGGCCAGCACCAGCGCGGCGATCTGCCCGCCGATGCCCTTGAGGTGGAAGAACCCGAACGACCTCATCGTCCCGAAAGCCCCGTCAGTTGCCGAGGGGCGTCGTAACCGCTTCCGTTCGGGGCGTAAACAGGTAACCGCCGGAGCGCACCGTCTTGATCATGGACGGATCGGCCGGATTGGGCTCGATCTTGCGCCGGATGCGGCTGACCAGCACGTCGATGGAGCGCTCGAACGAGCCGGTGTTGCGCCCTTGCGTGAGGTCGAGCAGGCTGTCGCGCGACAGCACGCGGCCGGGCCGCTCGCAGAACGTCCTGAGCAGGTCGAACTCGGCGCTGGTCACGGCGACGCGGGCGCCTTCCGGATTGCGCAGCTCGCGCAGGCGCAAATCGATGTGCCAGCCGTCGAAGGCCAGCGTCGAGGCGCCCTCGATCGAGCTTGCGGCCTGTGCCGAGGCCTGGCGCCGCAGCACTGCGTTGATGCGGGCGAGCAGCTCGCGCGGGTTGAACGGTTTCGGCAGGTAATCGTCCGCGCCCATCTCGAGCCCGACGATGCGGTCGACATCCTCGCCGCGCGCGGTCAGCATGATGATCGGCGTCTGCGCTTCCGAGCGCACCTTGCGGCACAGGCTGAGACCGTCCTCGCCGGGCAGCATGACGTCGAGAATGATGAGATCAACGCGGTGGTCGGCCATGGCGCGCGACATCTCGCGGCCGTCGCTCACAGCGGTCACGTTGCAGGAGTTGTTGCGCAAATATTTCGCAATCAACGTCCGGGTTTCGCGGTCGTCCTCGACGACCAGGATGTTGGGAGAGGGGATGGCCATGAGCCTTGTTTGTCCAAGATTCGGGCCAAAAGGCGAAGATTTTTGTTTCGATTTGTTTCCATAGGCAGGTCCGCAACGCCACGCAACGACCAGGTACTCCTACGGCAAGATCTCGTTAAGCCCGTTAACCACACTTCTTACGAGCGGCTCGGCCGGGACAGCCCGGATCCGTCCTACGGAGCCAATGGCGCGATGCGCGCATCGGGACCTTCGGATTTACGAGCTGACCTGAGGCGACGCCAGGTCGGCGTTCCTCGCCACGATCGTGCTTCATCCCAGGGCGCATGGTCGTCGGCGGGGAACGGTGCACCCCGCACGTTCCTCGCCTCAGGAACCTTCGTCGCATTGCAGCGCCGCAATGGCGCAGCGAAATTGCCGCACGCAAGGAACTGCAGCTGCACGTAAGGGTTCTTTCCGCACGAGTTTTCTGCTGAAGGAGAGGACGAAAATGTTGATGAAATCGATCGCCGCCGGCCTCGCCGGCACGGCTCTGCTTGCGACCGTTGCGTTCGCGCAAAATCCGACCACCACCACCGACAAGTCGGCGCCTGCGGCTAGTGCGACGACGACCAGCGCGTCGGGCGAATGGCGCGCCTCGAAGATGGCAGGCGTGAAGGTCTATAACGAGGCCAACGAGAATATCGGCTCGATCAACGATCTGCTGATGGACAAGAGCGGCGCGGTCAAGATCGCGGTGATCGGCGTCGGCGGCTTCCTCGGCATGGGCGAGCATCTCGTCGCCGTCCCCTACGAGAAGCTGAAATTCGTCAACGAAGCCGTGGCCTATACCGGCACCGGCGCGAACCCGGCCAATCCGAACGCCAAGCCCGCCGCGACCACGACGACCGGCGCCGCGACCGGCACCGACAAGACGGCGACCACGACCAGCTCGTCCTCGTCGAAATGGTATCCGGACCACGCCGTGTTCAATGCGACCAAGGACCAGCTGAAGAGCATGCCCGAGTTCAAGTACTCGGAGTAATGCGGATCGCGTGAGTGCCTAAACGAAGCGCGCCCGGTTTTCACCGGGCGCGCTGTCGATTGCGAAGGAGCCTGGATTGCTTCGCGGCGCCCGCAATGACGGAGGATGGAGCGAGCCTCACTTCACCAGCGGACAGCCGCCCTTGTCGAGCGGGCGGAAGGCTTCGTCGCCGGGGACGGTGGCGATCAGCTTGTAGAGGTCCCATTCCCCCTTGGATTCTTCCGGCTTCTTCACCTCGAACAGATGCATGTCGTGGACCATGCGGCCGTCGATGCGGATCTTGCCGTTCTTGGCGAAGAAGTCGTTGACCGGCGTCTTGCGCATCTGCTCCATCACCTTCGGCGCCTCGTCGGTCTTGATGGCTTCGATCGCCTTCAGATAGTGCATCGTCGCCGAATAAAGTCCGGCCTGGATCATGGTCGGCATGTGGCCGACCTTCTCGTTGAATCGCTTGGAGAAGGCGCGGGTCTCGTCGTTCGAGTCCCAATAAAAGGCGTCGGTGATGATCAGCCCTTGCGTCGCCTTGATCCCGAGCGAATGAACGTCGGTGATTTCCATGAGCAGCGCGATCATCTTCTGACCCCCTTGGGTCAGGCCGAACTCGGCCGCCTGCTTCAGCGCATTGGTGGTATCGCCGCCGGCATTCGCCAGCGCAACCACCTTGGCCTTTGAAGCCTGGGCCTGCAGCAGGAAGGACGAGAAGTCCGACGAGTTGAGCGGATGGCGAACGTCGCCGAGCACCTTGCCGCCGCTCTCCTTGACCACGTTGGCGGCATCACGCTCGAGCGCCATGCCGAAGGCGTAGTCGGCGGTGACGAAGAACCAGGTGTCCTCGCCGCGCTTCACCATCGCCTTGCCGGCGACATTCGACAGCGCGTAGGTGTCGTAGGTCCAGTGCACCGTGTTGGGCGAGCAGGCGGTGCCGGTGATGTCGGAGGAGCCGCCGCCGGAATTGATGTTGATCTTGTTCTTCTCGCGCGTCAGCGCCGAGACCGGCAACGCGACCGAGGAGGTCGGCACGTCGAGGACCGCGTCCACCTTCTCGTTGTCGTACCAGTTGCGGGCGATGTTGACGCCGACATCGGGCTTGTTCTGGTGATCGGCGGACACGACCTGGATCGGGACGCCGGCAACCTTGCCGCCGTAATCGGCGACGGCCATCTCGACGGCGGCGAGCGAGCCCTTGCCGGTCGCGTCGGCATACAGGCTCGACATGTCCGTGAGCACCCCGAGCTTGACGACATTGTCGGAAATCTGCGCCTGCGCCGCGCCTGACGTGGCGGCGAGGGCAAGGCCTGCCGCGACGGCGGCGATGAGTTTCTGCATGGCTGTTGTTCTCCCTGTGTGTTGTTGTTTGGGTGTTGTTGCGGCGCTGTTCTAGCGACAAACAGCCGGGATCGCAAAGCAGAGGAGGCATGCTGTTATCATCGTCATTCCGGGGCGCTGGGCGCGAGCCCGGAATCCATTCATTCATGCGGACTGATGGATTCCGGGTTCGCGCTATGCGCGCCCCGGAATGACGGAGGATCATCAGCCTCCGCCACCCTTGAGCCGCTCGTTGCGTCGGCGCAGGGCTTCCAGGGTGGCGAGGAGGATGACCGAGACCGTGGTCAGGATCACTGCGGCTGCCGTGATGGTCGGGCTGATATTCTCGCGGATGCCGCTGAACATTTCGCGCGGCAAGGTCCGCTGCTCGGGACCGGCCATGAACAATACGATCACCACCTCGTCGAAGCTGGTTGCGAAGGCGAACAGCGCACCCGACGCCAGCCCCGGCAGGATCAGCGGCAGGATCACGCGGCGGAACGCTTCAAGCGGCGAAGCGCCGAGCGAAGCGGCGGCGCGCGCGAGATTGGTGTCGAAGCTTTGCAGCGTCGCGCCGACAGTGATGACAACGAAGGGCGTCGCGAGCGCGGTGTGAGCCAGGATCAGGCCGAGATAGCTGCCGGTGAGGCCAATCGGCGCGAAGAAGAAATAGAGGCCCACCGCGGTGATGACGCCGGGCACAACGACCGGCGACAGCACGAACGCCAGCACAAGCGGTTTGAACCGGCTCTTCCACTGCGCCAGCCCAAGAGCTGCGAGCGTGCCGAGCGCCATCGACAACGCCGTCGAAGCGACGCCAATGATCATGCTGTTCTTCAGCGAGTTCATCCAGCGCGGCGAATTGATGAAATCGTCGTACCAGCGCAGGGAGAGGCCGGGCAGCGGATAGGTGAGGTAGGAGCCCGAGCTGAAGGACAGCGGCATGATCGCAAGGATCGGCGCAATCAGGAAGATGAACACCAGCGCGGAAATCACGATGGTCGTGGTCCAGGCGATGCGCTGGCTCGGCGTGCGGAGGGAAGGAGCGTCGCTCAATTCTTCATCCCTCCGGTGACTTGCTGACCCTGCACCAGCTTGCCGTAGACGAGGGCGAGCAGGACGGTCGCCAGCAGCAGTACGGCCCCGAGTGCCGAAGCAAGGCCCCAATTGGCTGTTTCGGTGGTGTAGAGCGCGATGAAATAGCTGATCATCTGGTCGGCGGCGCCGCCGACGAGGGCCGGCGTGATGTAGTAGCCGAGCGCCAGGATGAAGACGAGCAGGCTTCCGGCGCCGATGCCGGGCAGGGTTTGCGGCAGATAGATGCGCAGGAAGGCGGTGAGAGGCGGCGCACCGAGCGAGGCGGCGGCGCGCATATAGGCCGGCGAGATCGCCTTCATGCTGCTGTACAGCGGCAGGATCATGAAGGGCAGCAGCACGTGGGTCATGGCCACGCAGACGCCGAAGCGGTTGTAGATCAGCCGCAACGGCTCGTCGATGATGCCGAGCCAGTGCAGGCCGTCATTCACCACGCCCTTGCTCTGCAGCAGAACGATCCAGGCGCAGGTGCGGACCAGCAGCGAGGTCCAGAACGGCAGCAGCACGAAGATCATCAGCAGGTTCGACCGGCCGGGCGGCAACGAAGCGAGCAGATAGGCGACCGGAAAGCCCAGGATCAGGCAGAGGGCCGTGACGCCGAGGCTGATGAGGAAGGTGCGCGCGAAAATTTCGCGGTAGATCGCCTGATCCGGCGCGGCCGCGACGATCGCGCCGTCCGCGTTCCTGACGAGGTCGAGCGCCGCCAGCAGGTAGAAGCCGGTCACCGGGCCACTCGCATTCTTGATCGTGGTCCAGGTGGTGCGGTCGCGCCAGGCGGGGTTGATCCTGCCCAAGGTCTCCTTGGCCGTGCCGGGCTCCGGCAGCGTCTTCAGATTGCGTGCCGTGCTGGTGAGGATGGTGCGAAAACCGTTCAGGGCATAGTTGAGCCGCTTGGCTGCGATGGCAACGGTGCCGGCGGCGCGCGCGGCCTGGAGGTCGCTTGCCAGCGCCGCATAGGCCTTCTCGTCCGGCAGATCCTTGCCGTCCCACTCGGCAAGCGCGGTGATGGTTTGAGGCAGCACATGGCGTACCTCCGGGTCATTGATCGCGCGCCACAGCATGCCGGCGATGGGCCCGGCGAAGGTGAACAGCAGAAACAGCAGAAGCGGCAGAACCAGCGCCAGAGCCTTGATCTGCCGCGCACGCTCGGCCTGTTTCAGGCGCCGCTTGAGCGGCATCTTGGTCTCGGCATCCGCGCCGGTCAGGGAGGCTGCTGTCATGGGGCGGTTACTTCGCGTATGAGACGGGGCACAGGCGAAGGGCTCTCGCCCGTCCGCCTGCGCCATAGACCGATTTGATCGCGCGTTACTTCGCGGCCCATTTGTTGAAGCGCTCGGTCAGACGGTCGATGTTCTCGAGCCAGAAGGCGACGTTGATCTCGACCGCGTTCTTGATGTTGTCAGGCGCGGTCGGCAGGTCCTTCAGGACGGCGGGCTGCAACAGGCCGGCCGCGTCCTTGTTCGAGGTGCCGTAAGCGATGTTCTCCGACAGTTTTGCCTGGTTCTCCGCCTTGCCGGCGAAGTCCAGGAACTTGTAGGCCGCGTCCTTGTTCGGGCTGCCCTTCAGGATGACCCAGCTGTCGAGGGTGAACAGCGCGCCGTCCCACACCATGCCGAAATTCTTCTTCTCGTTCTTGTTCGCGGTGTCGATGCGGCCATTGTAGACCGATGTCATCACCACCTCGCCGGAGGCGAGCAGTTGCGGGGGCTGGGCGCCGGCCTTCCACCAGACGATATCGTTCTTGATGGTGTCGAGCTTCTTGAAGGCGCGCTCGACGCCCTCGTCGGTCGCCAGCACCTTGTAGACGTCCTTCGGCGCGACGCCGTCGGCCATCAGCGCGATTTCGAGCGTGGTCTTCGGGCCCTGGCGCAAGGCGCGCTTGCCCGGAATCTTCTTGGTGTCGAAGAAGTCGGCCCAGCCTTTGGGGACGTCCTTCAGCTTGTCCTTGTCGTAGCCGAGCACGAAATCGTAGAGGATAGCGCCGACGCCGCAAGGATTGACCGACGGCGGGATATAGGCGCCTTCGCCGCCGATCTTGGAATAATCCATCTTCTCGAACAGGCCTTCGTCGCAACCGACCGCGAGCTCGTCGCTCTCGACCTGGACGACGTCCCAGGTGGCGGCGCCACCCTGCACCTTGGCGCGCAGCACGCCGATGCCGCCGTCCCAGGACTCGTCGTTCATGGCGATGCCGGTCGCTTTCTTGAACGGCTCGAAATAGACCTTCTTCTGGGCCTCCTGATACGCGCCGCCCCACGACACGACAGTGAGGTCACGCGCCTGCGCCACCGTAATCAGCGCAGCGCTGGCGCTGAACGCCGCGGCGAAACCCAGAGCAATGTTGCGCTTCAGCATGGTCGTTGTTCCTTCTTCATGTGCATTGCGTTGAGGTTGATCGATCGGATCAGGCGGGGTCGAGGGCCAGGCAGTCCTCGGGGCGGAAAGTGATGGAGACGCTCGCGCCGTGCTTCAGGCTGTCATGCGCTCCCGGCTGGAGCTTGACCATGAATTCGGCATTCCCGGCGACATCGAGCACGGCCAGTGCGTGATCGCCGAGATAGATCGTGCTCTGCACCTTGGCCGGCAGCCGGTTCGGACCGTCGCTGGCGTTGCCATCCGCGATGATGGCGATCCGCTCCGGCCGCACCGACAGGGATGTCGCCGCGCCCGCGCCCGCTACATTGGCCGCCCGCGCCGTGACGGTGCCGCCGGCCGCCAGCGCGACGCGGCAATAATCCTTGTCGACTGTCTCCACGGTGCCTGAGAGCACGTTGTTCTCGCCGACGAAATTGGCGACGAAGCTGTTCACCGGACGCTCGTACAGTGCGTCGGGCCTGTCGACCTGCTGCACGATACCGTCGTTGAACACGGCGATGCGATCCGACATGGTGAGCGCTTCGCTCTGGTCGTGGGTGACGTAGACGATCGTGATGCCCATGGTCTCGTGCAGCTGCTTGATCTCGAGCTGCATCTGCTCGCGCAGGCGCTTGTCGAGGGCGCCCAGCGGCTCGTCCATCAGCACGATTTGCGGGTTGAAGACCAGCGCGCGGGCCAGCGCCACACGTTGCTGCTGGCCGCCTGACAGCTGTCCGGGCCGCCGCTGCGCCAGGGTCTCCATCTTGATCATTCGCAACGCCGCCTTGACGCGCTCCTGCGTTTCCGCCTTGCTCGTCTTGCGAACGGACAGCGGGAAGGCGACGTTCTCCTCGATCGTCAGGTGCGGAAACAGGGCGTAGTTCTGGAACACCATGCCGATGTCGCGCTTGTGCGGCGGCATGTTCTTGATCGGACGCTCCGCGAGGTAGATCTCGCCCTGGGTCGGAACCTCGAATCCGGCCAGCATCATCAGCGTGGTGGTCTTGCCCGAGCCCGACGGGCCGAGCAGGGTGATGAACTCGCCCTTCCTGATGTCGAGATCGAGGTTCTTCACCACGAGGTGCTCGCCATCATAGGTCTTCTGAATGCCGGAAAAGCGCACCAATGCCGGCGCAGGCGTGACCATGCCGGCTTCCATGTTGTCCTCGCTGTGTCCCCTACGATGCCGTCGGCACCTCGTTGGAGGTTGCGACGATCAGCTTAGCAGCCTGCAACGAGAATGCCAGCAGCGCAAGCCACAAGAGACTGCGCGGATTTCGTGCATGACAGCGCGCTACATCCCCGACAGCTTGGTCACGTATACGTTCAGTGTGCCGCCAGCCTCCGCGACCACGCGCAGCGTCTTGGAATCGAAGGCGATGTCGGCCAGCGTGAGGCTGCTGATATTCGCGTCGACCTTGAGGCCGTCCTCGCTCTTCTGGTAGTCGGCGATCGCGGCTGCGATCTTTTCGCGCGCGTTGGCGGCGATCGGCTTCAAATCGAGTGTCGCCTTCCGTACCAGCGCCTGCTGCATCTGCGGCACCACCGCGCGGGCTGCGGCGCCGAGCAGGCCGAACGCCGCCTCGGACTCCACCGCGAGCTGGATGTCGGCGAGCCGCAGCGTCTGCTGCTCCTGGTCGAGCATCGGCCGGCCCCAGATGTGCACGGTGGCCTCGGCGCCGAGCCCGAGCCAGCTCTTCTTTTCCTTGGCACGCACCAGCAGCGAGATCAGCAGCCGCTCGCCCGACGGGACCACGTTGACGCTCTTCACGGTGACTTCGACCGGACCGGAGCCGTCCTCGGGATAGGTGTGGCCGACCATTTGCGCCGCGATCAGCTTGTTGATCTCGGTGAAGGGCACGTCGATGGGAACGCCGATATTTACGCCGGTGCCGGTCGGCGGCACGATCGAGATCTTGTCGGGGAACGGGCAGTCCGGCTTGGTCGGCGTCGAGGTCACGCGCGTCTCGGCCTCGAGGCCGAGCAGCAGCGTCACGGCCTGGGCGTCGACGCGCGGCTGCGCCGCGATGGCGCGGGTCGGCTTCATCTCGAGCCAGAGCGGGGGCAGCGCTGTCGACGCACCGCCTTGCAGCGGGATCGAGCGGCAGGCCTTGGCCCATTGCAGCTTCGCGTTCTCGCGCAGGCTGGGATCGTTGCGGATGCGCTCGGCGACGATGTTGAGCTGATCGCCGACCGTCTTGTCGATCAGCGGCTTCACTTGCGCGGGCACGTTGACCTTGGCGCCGGCGACATTGACGTTGGTGTCGCCGA encodes:
- a CDS encoding DUF4403 family protein is translated as MRLTLNLKTVLIAVAVLAASFFISLKVMDFLSPRATNSAPPVAELPPLPPASKSSIVVAPVAIALSAIREQAEKAAPRNFAGKAENPISQILENADIGWTAARGPMAATGDKDVLTLSTPITGKLNVTGSLSSKATGALGDALSSVLGGDAAKRIGAVNIKNLNASAEIKGNVVVTSRPKLAAAWHLEPNLGAQVNLGDTNVNVAGAKVNVPAQVKPLIDKTVGDQLNIVAERIRNDPSLRENAKLQWAKACRSIPLQGGASTALPPLWLEMKPTRAIAAQPRVDAQAVTLLLGLEAETRVTSTPTKPDCPFPDKISIVPPTGTGVNIGVPIDVPFTEINKLIAAQMVGHTYPEDGSGPVEVTVKSVNVVPSGERLLISLLVRAKEKKSWLGLGAEATVHIWGRPMLDQEQQTLRLADIQLAVESEAAFGLLGAAARAVVPQMQQALVRKATLDLKPIAANAREKIAAAIADYQKSEDGLKVDANISSLTLADIAFDSKTLRVVAEAGGTLNVYVTKLSGM